A section of the Triticum dicoccoides isolate Atlit2015 ecotype Zavitan chromosome 7A, WEW_v2.0, whole genome shotgun sequence genome encodes:
- the LOC119330406 gene encoding 30S ribosomal protein S31, chloroplastic-like, translated as MALLALQGMAMSTAAFPSHHHGVVSSSSFGLSATVSLSRSRTSHAATAVSAPLTSVLDVYCGRGDRKTKRGKRFSHSYGNARPRNKKKGTGPARLYAPPAPPRKDQFEDGEIIAIEIDDDIMERMD; from the exons ATGGCGCTCCTCGCCCTCCAGGGCATGGCCATGTCCACGGCCGCCTTCCCCTCCCACCACCACGGCGTcgtatcctcctcctccttcgggctCTCAGCCACCGTTTCGCTCTCCCGCTCCCGCACCAGCCACGCCGCCACCGCCGTCTCGGCTCCTCTCACATCAGTTCTTGATG TCTACTGTGGAAGAGGGGACAGAAAGACAAAGAGAGGCAAAAGGTTCAGCCACTCATATGGAAAC GCACGACCCCGTAACAAGAAGAAGGGAACAGGCCCAGCACGGCTTTACGCCCCTCCCGCGCCTCCTAGGAAGGATCAGTTTGAAGACGGGGAGATCATCGCAATTGAGATTGATGATGACATCATGGAAAGGATGGATTAG
- the LOC119333801 gene encoding uncharacterized protein LOC119333801 gives MSALALVLVLLCSATIMAAPAAADVESHSFPVLNATTTESLWVATNMSVVTPAALLFRPEQLFPEVNVSEGFLLLPKMVDVWRAGAGGLPTREASFNTSFTVESAAPPVSFVLLLDRFPTLNNPLGLRGANGSAAGAAPNATDGLAAVEVGTVRSYAPESPSVGLNVTVTPNGTAAPGRRAVWVEYNAVEHVVRVYVAAGGEPRPARALLDARLSLAGQGTTQTALVGFLAARVRDIFVGVRDWDLAVDRLDTDGKKKGTPWWVILIAVIGSVAAAAAIVSLVVCSFVSRRRARDVDPKQ, from the coding sequence ATGTCAGCTCTAgctctagtactagtactgctctgCTCGGCCACGATcatggcggcgccggcggcggcggacgtggagTCCCACAGCTTCCCCGTCCTCAACGCCACCACGACCGAGAGCCTCTGGGTGGCAACGAACATGTCCGTCGTCACGCcggcagcgctcctcttcaggccagAGCAGCTGTTTCCGGAGGTCAACGTGTCCGAGGGGTTTCTGCTGCTCCCCAAGATGGTCGACGTCTGGCGCGCCGGCGCGGGCGGGTTGCCGACACGGGAGGCGTCCTTCAACACGAGCTTCACGGTGGAAAGCGCCGCCCCTCCCGTctccttcgtcctcctcctcgacaggTTCCCGACGCTCAACAACCCCCTGGGCCTCCGTGGCGCTAACGGCTCGGCCGCCGGTGCCGCGCCGAACGCCACGGACGGCCTCGCCGCGGTCGAGGTCGGCACGGTGAGGTCGTACGCGCCAGAGTCTCCGAGCGTCGGCCTCAACGTCACCGTCACGCCCAACGGCACCGCGGCGCCTGGCCGCCGCGCCGTGTGGGTCGAGTACAACGCCGTCGAGCACGTAGTGCGCGTGTACGTCGCCGCCGGTGGGGAACCGAGGCCAGCCAGAGCGCTCCTCGACGCGCGGCTCTCCCTCGCTGGCCAAGGCACCACGCAAACCGCGTTGGTCGGCTTCTTGGCCGCCAGAGTCCGCGACATCTTCGTCGGTGTTCGTGATTGGGACCTCGCGGTGGACAGGCTCGACACCGACGGCAAGAAGAAGGGGACGCCGTGGTGGGTGATACTGATCGCGGTGATCGGGtccgtggccgccgccgccgccatcgtctcCCTGGTAGTGTGCTCCTTTGTATCGAGGCGACGGGCGCGCGATGTGGATCCCAAGCAATAG